A single Perca flavescens isolate YP-PL-M2 chromosome 2, PFLA_1.0, whole genome shotgun sequence DNA region contains:
- the LOC114566320 gene encoding E3 ubiquitin-protein ligase TRIM39 — protein MAAANYLQSEDQFLCSICLDVFTDPVNTPCEHNFCKNCITEHWNTNDQYLCPMCNKVFNTKPELHVNTLFSEMVDQFRQSAQQKASSSSSEQQVSKPGEVPCDVCTGTKLKALKSCLVCLASYCETHLELHLTMSGLKRHQLIDPVENLEGRMCTKHDKPLELFCKTDQTCVCMLCTVLDHKKHDVVPLKEEYEGKKAELGKTEAEIQQIIQKRRLKIQEIKHSVDLSEEDADREIAEGVQVFTSLKESVERGLNELINTIKEKQKTTEKQAEPFIKELEQEISELMKRSTEVEQLSRSEDHLHLLQSFQSLNIQKLPPTKDWTEVSIRPSSYEGTVVKAVVQLEETLSKEMKKLLESELKRVQQYAVDVNLDPDTAHPDLILSDDGKQVNLGDVRKNLPDNPERFSKGVCVLGKQSFSSGRCYFEVQVKGKTKWALGVVRESINRKGDITLSPQNGYWTIWLRNGKEYEANDDPPVLLSLKSPPQKVGVFVDYEEGLVSFYDVDAAALMYSFTGCSFTEKLFPYFYTGNNDGGKNSAPLIISPVRVN, from the coding sequence ATGGCTGCTGCAAACTATCTGCAATCTGAAGATCAGTTTCTgtgctccatctgtctggatgtgttcaCTGATCCTGTCAACACACCATGTGAACACAACTTCTGCAAAAACTGCATCACTGAACACTGGAATACTAATGACCAGTACCTGTGTCCCATGTGTAACAAGGTTTTCAACACAAAACCTGAGCTGCATGTCAACACTTTGTTCTCTGAGATGGTCGATCAGTTCAGACAGTCAGCTCAACagaaagccagcagcagcagctcagagcaACAAGTGTCCAAACCAGGAGAAGTTCCCTGTGACGTCTGCACTGGAACCAAACTGAAGGCCCTGAAGTCCTGCCTGGTGTGTCTGGCCTCCTACTGTGAGACTCACCTGGAGCTTCATCTGACCATGTCAGGCCTGAAAAGACATCAGCTGATCGACCCTGTGGAGAACCTGGAAGGCAGGATGTGTACGAAGCACGATAAACCTCTGGAGCTGTTCTGTAAGACCGACCAGACATGTGTCTGCATGCTCTGCACTGTTTTAGACCACAAGAAGCATGATGTTGTTCCTCTGAAAGAAGAATATGAAGGAAAGAAGGCAGAGCTGGGGAAGACAGAGGCTGAAATTCAGCAGATTATCCAGAAGAGACGACTGAAGATTCAGGAGATCAAACACTCAGTCGACCTCAGTGAggaagatgcagacagagagatagcagaaggtgttcaggtcttcacttctctgaaggagtctgttgagagaggcctgaatgagctcatcaacaccatcaaagagaagcagaaaacaacagaaaaacaggccGAACCTTTCATCAAAGAGCTGGAACAGGAAATCTCTGAGCTGATGAAGAGGAGcactgaggtggagcagctctCACGCTCTGAAGaccacctccatcttctccagagTTTCCAGTCCCTAAACATCCAAAAACTTCCACCCACCAAGGACTGGACAGAGGTCAGCATCCGTCCATCATCATATGAGGGGACTGTGGTGAAAGCTGTGGTTCAGCTGGAGGAGACACTCAGTAAAGAGATGAAGAAGCTGCTTGAGTCTGAGCTGAAGAGGGTCCAGCAGTATGCAGTGGATGTGAATCTTGATCCTGATACAGCACATCCTGATCTTATCCTGTCTGATGATGGGAAACAAGTGAATCTTGGTGATGTGAGGAAGAATCTCCCAGACAACCCAGAGAGATTTTCTAAGGGTGTTTGTGTTTTAGGAAAGCAGAGTTTCTCTTCAGGCAGATGTTACTTTGAGGTTCAAGTTAAAGGAAAGACTAAATGGGCTTTAGGAGTGGTCAGAGAGTCGATCAACAGGAAGGGAGACATCACACTGAGCCCTCAGAATGGTTACTGGACTATATGGTTGAGAAATGGAAAGGAGTACGAAGCTAATGATGACCCTCCagtccttctctctctgaagtctcctcctcagaaggtgggggtgtttgtggattatgaggagggtctggtctccttttatgacgtagatgctgcagctcttatgtactcctttactggctgctccttcactgagaaactcttcCCATACTTCTATACTGGTAATAATGATGGTGGTAAAAACTCTGCCCCTCTGATCATCTCTCCTGTCAGAGTAAACTAA